The Ralstonia sp. RRA genomic interval CTGGCTGCGATCGAGCAGGCGGCAGTTCAGTTGCTGCTCCAGCCGCAGGATCTGCTGGCTCACCGTCGATTGTGTGAGGTGCAGGTGCTCCGCCGCCCGCGTGAAATTGCCCGTGTCGACCACCGTGACGAAGCTGCGCAGCAAGACCAGATCGATCATTTGAAAATCCACTGAAGGTCATTCCACTATTTAATTTGAACATGTTTAGAGGCGCAACCATAATCGACCGGTTATTCAGCATGGATGGGGGGAGCCGCATGGCATTGCGTGTCTGGAAGCGCTGGATGGTTCTGGCGTGTGCCTTGGGTGCCCCAACCGCAGGTGCGGCCGCTGGCGAACCGGCGTGGCTGTTGAGCGCCGCAGCCAAGGGCGACACCGCCAGGGTGACCGAGCAACTGCGCCAGGGCGTTTCGGTGGATGTGCGCGACGGCGGCGATAACACACCGCTGCTGCTCGCCACGCATGGCAACCATGTCGACACCGCGCGCGCCCTGATCGACGCCGGCGCCGATGTCAACGCCCAGAACAAGCGCCTCGACAGCGCCTATCTGCTGGCCGGTGCAGAGGGCACCTGGACATCTTGCGCATGACACTCAGTCATGGCGCCAACCTCAAGAGCACCAACCGCTACGGCGGCACAGCCTTGATCCCGGCTTGCGAGCGCGGCCACGTGGAGGTTGTCAAGACGCTGATCGACGCCGGTGTCGACGTGAACCACGTCAACAACCTCGGCTGGACAGGGCTGCTCGAAGCCATCCTGCTGAGCGACGGCGGGCCGCGCCACCAGCAGATCGTCCGCCTGCTGATCGACCACGGTGCTGACGTCAATCTTGCCGACCGCATGGGCGTGACGCCGCTGCAGCATGCGTGCGAGCGCGGCCAGAAGGCGATTGCCGACATGCTCATCGCTGCCGGCGCGCGCTAAACCCCCTTTTCAAGAGATTCAGGAGATCACGATGTCCGGTGAACAGTACATGCACGAGGCGGTTGAGCTGGCCCGTGCCAACATCAACGCCGGCGGCGCACCGTTTGGCGCCGTGCTGGTGCGCGACGGCAAGATCATCGCCCGTGCCGTGAACGAGGTGCACACCACCCACGACCCGACCGCCCATGCCGAGATGCAGGCTATCCGCCAGGCCAGCCACGCGCTGGCCACACCGGACATGAGCGGCGCCGTCATGTACGCCAGCGGCCATCCGTGCCCGATGTGCTTTGCCGCCATGCATCGCTGCGGCATCCGCGCCGCGTACTTTGCGTATTCGAACGAAGACGGCGCGCCGTTCGGCATGTCCACCGCCGCCATCTACGAGGAGTTCAAGCGTGAGCCGCAAGCGCGCGCACTGCAGATGCGTGCACTGCGGCCGACGGGCGAGCAGGGCTTGTACGAAGCGTGGCAGGCGCACCAATCGTGACCGAGGCGACTGCACAGCAGGTCACGCCGGCTGCGTCCGCTGTAGCGCCTGCGCGCGCCGATGCCGGCTGGATCGGTGTGCTGGTGGTGATTGCGCTCGGCCTGAACTTGCGCCCCATCCTCACGACGATCGGCCCGCTGCTGGCGGAGATTCGCGCAGGCACGGGCCTCGGCCTGCAAGGCGTGTCGATGCTGACCGTGATCCCGGTGCTGTGCATGGGCGGCATCGCGCTATTCATTCCGTGGCTGGCGCGTTGGATGGCCGAGCACCGCGGCATCGTGTGCAGCCTGCTGGCAATTGCAGGAGCGTGCTTGTGGCGGTTGTGGGCCGAGCACGGCGCCGCACTGATTGCCAGCGCGGCGCTGGCCGGTACGGGCGTCGCGATCATTCAGGGTTTGGCGCCAGGCATCATCAAGCGTTGGTTT includes:
- a CDS encoding nucleoside deaminase, yielding MSGEQYMHEAVELARANINAGGAPFGAVLVRDGKIIARAVNEVHTTHDPTAHAEMQAIRQASHALATPDMSGAVMYASGHPCPMCFAAMHRCGIRAAYFAYSNEDGAPFGMSTAAIYEEFKREPQARALQMRALRPTGEQGLYEAWQAHQS